Proteins from a genomic interval of bacterium:
- a CDS encoding class I SAM-dependent methyltransferase, with protein sequence MPRTLAFALSLTFLSLLGTNAFADTFEEELAILEERLRLTPGMAVADLGAGKGAYAVALVERVGAEGRVFATELDDERLETLREKKQEAGLTQLDIVPGAFDGTALAPSSVDGALLRDVYHHVTAPEPFVRSIYETLRPGARIVVVDFPPTFWLALWTPEGIPESRGGHGIEASLLISEFEAAGFRRVEVIDPWPSSNFVTKTYAVVFERP encoded by the coding sequence ATGCCCCGCACGCTCGCCTTCGCCCTTTCCCTGACCTTCCTCTCCCTGCTCGGAACGAACGCGTTCGCGGACACCTTCGAAGAGGAGCTCGCGATCCTGGAGGAACGGCTCCGGCTCACGCCCGGCATGGCGGTCGCCGACCTCGGCGCCGGCAAGGGCGCGTACGCCGTGGCCCTCGTGGAACGCGTCGGCGCCGAAGGCCGCGTCTTCGCGACCGAGCTCGACGACGAGCGACTCGAGACGCTTCGCGAGAAGAAGCAGGAAGCCGGCCTCACACAGCTCGACATCGTACCCGGCGCGTTCGACGGAACCGCCCTCGCCCCGTCGAGCGTCGACGGCGCGCTCCTCCGCGACGTCTACCACCACGTGACCGCCCCCGAGCCCTTCGTGCGGAGCATCTACGAAACGCTCCGCCCGGGCGCGCGAATCGTCGTCGTCGACTTCCCACCGACCTTCTGGCTCGCGCTCTGGACGCCCGAGGGCATCCCGGAGAGCCGCGGCGGCCACGGAATCGAGGCGAGCCTCCTGATCTCCGAGTTCGAGGCCGCCGGCTTTCGCCGGGTCGAAGTGATCGACCCGTGGCCCTCGTCGAACTTCGTGACGAAAACCTACGCGGTCGTCTTCGAGCGCCCTTGA
- a CDS encoding VOC family protein, which translates to MTKLELGVHHVSLNVDDLEASLAFYVDQLGLEVLPRPDFGFPGAWLRSGGQEVHLMQVEDHVAPKGQHFAFRVTDLDGTLEALQAQGIEVSKAFELPNGRQAFLQDPAGNMLELNEPKTA; encoded by the coding sequence ATGACGAAGCTCGAACTCGGTGTCCACCACGTATCCCTCAACGTCGACGACCTGGAGGCGAGCCTCGCCTTCTACGTGGACCAGCTCGGTCTCGAGGTCCTGCCACGGCCCGACTTCGGCTTCCCCGGCGCATGGCTGCGATCGGGCGGGCAGGAGGTCCACCTGATGCAGGTCGAGGACCACGTGGCACCGAAGGGCCAGCACTTCGCCTTCCGCGTGACCGATCTCGACGGGACGCTCGAAGCGCTGCAGGCCCAGGGCATCGAGGTCTCGAAGGCCTTCGAGCTCCCGAACGGTCGCCAGGCCTTCCTGCAGGACCCGGCCGGCAACATGCTCGAGTTGAACGAGCCCAAGACCGCCTGA